From Acidobacteriota bacterium, one genomic window encodes:
- a CDS encoding xylose ABC transporter ATP-binding protein, with protein MIMPLLEMKNIVKEFPGVRALDGVSFTLEAGGFHSLVGENGAGKSTLMKVLSGVYPEGTFEGDILVEDQPRHFKGIRDSEAAGIAIIFQELSLVKELTVGENIFLGKEPSRFGVINWSELYHKASNLLRELRLPIDPRVKVGSLGIGQQQLVEIAKALSQDAKILVLDEPTAALTESEVKTLFGILRDLLARGVGMIYISHKLDEVFEMSDRITVLRDGKTVSTHTAAEIDKNGVIAAMVGREVGDIFPTPDHNYGEVALSIKNLTTYSPDIPGKKLVDGVSFHVRKGEVLGIAGLMGAGRTELLMSIFGAWQGQLSREIEIEGKPSTIDSPGDAIAKGVGFVTEDRKRFGLILDQTILDNMTLAGLRSISGKFVTNRTRETKAAKGPMQSLHIKANSPLTVTGTLSGGNQQKVVLGKWLLTNPKVLFLDEPTRGIDVGAKQEIYAEINKLAKTGLAIVLVSSELPEVLGLSDRVIVLHEGKVTGEFTRDEATPEKVMAAATGNH; from the coding sequence ATAATTATGCCGCTGCTTGAGATGAAAAACATCGTCAAGGAATTCCCGGGTGTCCGTGCGCTCGATGGCGTGAGTTTTACGCTTGAGGCCGGGGGATTTCACTCGCTCGTTGGCGAGAACGGTGCGGGAAAATCAACGCTGATGAAAGTTCTATCGGGTGTTTATCCGGAGGGCACGTTCGAGGGCGATATTCTGGTTGAGGATCAGCCGCGGCATTTCAAAGGGATCCGCGATTCGGAAGCGGCGGGCATCGCGATCATCTTTCAGGAACTCTCGCTCGTTAAAGAATTAACGGTCGGCGAGAACATCTTTCTGGGCAAGGAACCGTCACGATTCGGCGTTATCAATTGGTCCGAACTTTATCACAAAGCCTCAAATCTGCTCCGCGAGCTGCGGCTTCCGATCGATCCGCGGGTAAAGGTCGGGAGTCTCGGCATTGGCCAGCAGCAGCTTGTCGAGATCGCGAAAGCTTTGTCGCAGGACGCCAAGATCTTAGTGCTCGATGAACCGACCGCAGCATTGACCGAGTCGGAAGTAAAAACGCTCTTCGGTATTCTCAGAGACCTGCTAGCTCGCGGCGTCGGAATGATCTACATTTCGCACAAGCTCGATGAAGTATTTGAAATGAGCGACCGGATCACGGTCTTGCGCGATGGCAAGACCGTCTCGACGCATACCGCGGCTGAGATCGACAAGAATGGCGTCATCGCGGCGATGGTCGGGCGTGAGGTCGGGGATATTTTTCCGACGCCTGATCACAATTACGGTGAGGTTGCGCTCAGTATCAAGAATTTGACAACTTATTCGCCAGATATTCCGGGCAAGAAGTTGGTTGACGGCGTTTCCTTCCACGTTCGAAAGGGCGAGGTTCTCGGCATCGCGGGGCTGATGGGAGCAGGACGAACTGAGCTGCTGATGTCGATCTTCGGAGCGTGGCAGGGACAGCTCAGCCGTGAGATCGAGATCGAGGGTAAACCGAGTACGATCGATTCGCCGGGCGATGCGATCGCGAAAGGCGTCGGGTTTGTTACCGAGGATCGCAAACGTTTCGGCCTGATCCTCGACCAGACAATTCTCGATAACATGACGCTCGCGGGGCTGCGGTCGATCTCAGGCAAATTTGTAACGAACCGAACCCGCGAAACCAAGGCGGCGAAAGGCCCTATGCAGTCGCTGCATATCAAAGCGAATTCACCGCTTACCGTCACTGGCACACTCTCGGGCGGCAATCAGCAAAAGGTCGTGCTCGGCAAATGGCTCCTGACCAATCCGAAGGTGCTTTTCCTCGACGAGCCAACCCGCGGCATTGATGTCGGAGCGAAACAGGAAATCTACGCTGAGATCAATAAGCTCGCCAAAACCGGTCTCGCGATCGTACTCGTCTCGTCGGAACTTCCCGAGGTGCTCGGCCTATCCGATCGCGTGATCGTGCTGCATGAGGGCAAAGTGACCGGCGAATTTACCCGCGACGAAGCGACTCCTGAAAAAGTTATGGCGGCAGCGACCGGCAATCATTAA
- the moaA gene encoding GTP 3',8-cyclase MoaA, protein MLRDAHNRTIRDLRISLTDRCNFRCFYCLPNGEPPLARKDTILTFEEIAYLADIFVGLGIEKIRLTGGEPLIRKDVPKLVEKLATLKPRLHDLALTTNGFDFPRHAKSLKDAGLDRVTLSLDSLDREKFVDITGVDALDKVYASIEAAKEFGFEPVKVNACIVRGRNDDELVDFARFARETDVSFRFIEFMPLDSGHEWSREMVVSGKEIHAAINDAYPLKLKETSRGSETSWKYSFADGSPGEIGIIAPVTEMFCGACSRIRLTADGQIRTCLFSTTEHNLRDLLRSGASREEIVQFIEDVVMKKEPRHYINDAEFKPASRTMSFIGG, encoded by the coding sequence ATGCTACGCGATGCTCACAACCGGACAATCCGTGATCTGCGAATATCGCTGACCGATCGCTGTAATTTCCGCTGTTTCTACTGCCTGCCCAACGGCGAGCCGCCGCTCGCCCGAAAAGACACGATCCTGACATTCGAGGAGATCGCCTATCTCGCTGACATCTTTGTCGGACTCGGCATCGAGAAGATCCGTCTGACGGGCGGTGAGCCCTTGATCAGAAAAGACGTTCCGAAACTCGTCGAAAAGCTCGCAACCCTAAAACCACGGCTTCATGATCTCGCTCTGACCACCAACGGCTTCGATTTCCCGCGTCACGCAAAATCTCTAAAAGACGCCGGCCTCGACCGCGTCACGCTCAGCCTTGACAGCCTCGACCGCGAGAAATTTGTCGACATCACCGGCGTAGATGCCCTCGACAAAGTCTACGCATCGATCGAAGCGGCAAAAGAATTTGGTTTTGAGCCGGTGAAGGTCAATGCATGTATCGTTCGCGGCCGTAACGATGACGAGCTGGTCGATTTCGCCCGATTCGCCCGCGAGACCGATGTGAGTTTCAGATTTATCGAGTTCATGCCGCTCGACAGCGGTCACGAATGGAGCCGCGAGATGGTGGTTTCGGGCAAGGAAATTCATGCCGCCATTAACGACGCCTATCCGCTCAAACTAAAGGAAACCTCACGCGGCAGCGAAACGTCGTGGAAATACTCATTTGCCGACGGTTCACCCGGCGAGATCGGCATCATCGCTCCGGTCACCGAAATGTTCTGCGGCGCCTGCTCCCGCATCCGCCTAACCGCCGACGGCCAGATCCGCACGTGTCTGTTTTCAACGACCGAGCACAACCTACGTGATTTACTCCGCAGCGGAGCCAGCCGCGAAGAGATAGTCCAGTTCATCGAGGACGTCGTCATGAAAAAAGAACCGCGTCACTACATCAATGACGCGGAGTTCAAGCCTGCGAGTAGGACGATGAGTTTTATCGGGGGCTAG
- a CDS encoding sugar ABC transporter permease: protein MDEPKTSRFNATTLRAYIMIAVLGMIWAYFHYATDSIFLTPRNLSNLMTQMSVTAILAVGMLMLIVSGNIDLSVGSVLGFAGGIAAYAVTVMEYGLPVAIIASITVGVAIGIFHGALTAYLNIPAFIVTLGGLLAWRGAVKWLLGGNTIPISNETFKAIGNENLPMTFGWILAAVAIAFVLFMAYRNARSVKDYGLGEANYTGELLKSIIPIGGIIAFIIVMNAYQGVPIPVLILVIVALFGAFLTNSTTFGRYLYAIGGNADAARLSGINNKRNILKVYALLGALTGVASLIFTARVGSAAPDAGVLKELDAIAACVIGGASLMGGRGTIFGACLGALIMASLDNGMSLLNVRDFMQDIIKGSILVAAVGLDMMGRKQS, encoded by the coding sequence ATGGACGAACCGAAAACTTCACGATTTAATGCTACCACGCTCAGAGCGTACATAATGATCGCCGTTCTCGGCATGATCTGGGCGTATTTTCACTATGCGACCGACTCGATCTTTCTTACGCCGAGGAATCTTTCAAACCTGATGACGCAGATGTCTGTTACCGCGATACTCGCGGTCGGCATGCTCATGCTGATCGTTTCGGGGAACATCGATCTATCGGTCGGTTCGGTGCTTGGCTTCGCCGGCGGCATCGCGGCCTACGCTGTGACGGTAATGGAATACGGACTGCCGGTAGCGATCATTGCGTCGATAACCGTTGGTGTTGCGATCGGGATCTTTCACGGAGCCTTGACGGCGTACCTGAATATTCCGGCTTTTATTGTCACGCTCGGAGGCCTCTTAGCGTGGCGGGGAGCGGTGAAATGGCTGCTCGGCGGGAACACTATTCCGATATCGAACGAGACTTTTAAGGCGATAGGCAATGAAAATCTGCCGATGACCTTCGGCTGGATTCTCGCAGCAGTGGCCATTGCATTTGTCCTATTCATGGCCTATCGAAATGCCCGCTCGGTCAAAGATTACGGGCTCGGCGAAGCTAATTACACTGGCGAATTACTCAAATCGATCATTCCGATCGGCGGCATCATCGCGTTCATTATCGTGATGAACGCTTATCAAGGCGTACCGATCCCGGTCTTGATCCTGGTCATCGTCGCTCTTTTTGGAGCGTTCCTAACAAACTCCACGACATTTGGCCGCTATCTCTATGCGATCGGCGGAAACGCGGATGCAGCCCGGCTCTCCGGCATCAATAACAAACGCAATATCTTGAAGGTCTACGCTCTTCTCGGGGCTTTAACCGGCGTTGCTTCGCTCATCTTCACGGCCCGCGTTGGCAGTGCCGCACCGGACGCCGGCGTTCTCAAGGAACTCGACGCCATCGCCGCCTGCGTCATCGGCGGAGCGAGCCTGATGGGCGGCCGCGGCACCATCTTCGGAGCCTGCCTCGGAGCATTGATCATGGCGAGCCTCGACAACGGAATGTCCCTGCTCAATGTCCGCGATTTTATGCAGGACATCATCAAGGGCTCGATCCTCGTCGCGGCAGTTGGGCTAGATATGATGGGAAGGAAACAAAGCTAA
- the queG gene encoding tRNA epoxyqueuosine(34) reductase QueG, with translation MSSLSQNIKQKAALIGFSGVGIVRADALDDEAKHFREWLANGYHGTMAWLEREPEKRSDPRILFPGARSVIVLMLNYYTDHEHADDPERGKISRYAWGDDYHDVMREKLNELLVWIKTEVPEAEGKVCVDTAPMMDKAWAVRAGLGWLGKHSNLITTEVGSWVFIGEIILNVELEYDSEVVADHCGSCSACLDACPTNAIVEPYVVDARKCISYATIELRDENLPAEISENLEGWFYGCDICQDVCPWNRFEKATEETRFEPRKGESSLNIDGIISMTNDEYIERFRRSAIKRAKIGGLKRNASALK, from the coding sequence ATGTCGTCGCTCTCGCAGAATATAAAACAGAAGGCCGCATTGATCGGATTTTCCGGGGTTGGGATCGTCCGGGCCGACGCGCTGGATGACGAAGCAAAGCATTTCCGCGAATGGCTCGCGAATGGCTATCACGGCACGATGGCATGGCTCGAACGCGAACCTGAGAAGCGCAGCGACCCGCGGATTCTTTTTCCCGGGGCCAGATCCGTCATCGTCCTGATGCTGAATTACTACACTGATCACGAACATGCCGATGACCCCGAACGCGGTAAGATCTCCCGTTACGCTTGGGGCGACGATTACCACGATGTGATGCGGGAAAAGTTAAACGAGCTTCTCGTCTGGATAAAAACCGAAGTTCCCGAAGCCGAAGGTAAGGTATGCGTCGACACAGCTCCGATGATGGATAAGGCTTGGGCCGTCCGTGCCGGACTCGGTTGGCTTGGAAAACATTCAAATCTGATCACGACAGAAGTCGGCTCCTGGGTATTCATAGGCGAGATCATTCTTAACGTCGAGCTCGAATACGATTCCGAGGTCGTCGCGGATCACTGCGGCAGTTGCAGCGCCTGCCTCGACGCGTGTCCGACAAATGCGATCGTCGAGCCGTATGTGGTCGATGCCCGCAAATGCATTTCGTACGCAACGATCGAACTCCGCGACGAAAATTTGCCCGCAGAAATATCAGAAAATCTCGAAGGCTGGTTCTACGGTTGCGACATCTGTCAGGACGTGTGCCCGTGGAATCGTTTCGAGAAGGCAACCGAAGAAACCCGGTTCGAACCACGAAAGGGCGAGAGTTCGTTGAATATTGACGGTATCATCTCTATGACAAACGACGAATATATCGAAAGATTTCGCCGCTCGGCTATAAAACGGGCGAAAATCGGCGGTCTCAAGCGTAATGCAAGCGCTCTAAAATAG